A section of the bacterium genome encodes:
- the flgA gene encoding flagellar basal body P-ring formation chaperone FlgA has protein sequence MMKESGVRSQESRVKAIGYWLFIAFNVSAQVLSGDEIMRVSKEKIEGLVSDGRIEIEERKISDLSLPDGNLTLEANSNISYQNALVEIKILLDGKECKRIRKSFRIRKFQDVFVAAKPLNTKDIITEDMIKKEEREITSISGYITENEKIVGREVGRRIQEGNIILSSYIKEPPLIHFGDIVSVLKNGNGFSIKTKGMAISTGYKGKEISLRNLASNKIIKGIVIDKETVEVR, from the coding sequence ATGATGAAGGAGTCAGGAGTCAGGAGTCAGGAGTCAAGAGTCAAGGCTATTGGCTATTGGCTATTCATAGCCTTTAATGTATCTGCCCAGGTGCTTTCAGGAGATGAAATAATGAGGGTTTCAAAAGAAAAGATAGAAGGCCTTGTTAGTGATGGAAGGATTGAGATTGAAGAAAGGAAGATTTCTGACCTCTCCCTTCCAGATGGAAACCTTACACTAGAGGCAAATTCTAATATTTCATATCAGAATGCCTTAGTTGAGATAAAAATCTTACTTGATGGAAAGGAGTGCAAAAGGATAAGGAAATCCTTTAGAATAAGAAAATTTCAGGATGTATTTGTTGCTGCAAAGCCATTAAATACAAAAGACATCATCACAGAGGATATGATAAAAAAAGAAGAGAGGGAAATAACAAGCATATCTGGGTATATTACAGAAAATGAAAAAATTGTTGGAAGGGAGGTAGGAAGGAGAATTCAGGAGGGAAATATAATCCTTTCAAGCTATATAAAAGAGCCTCCTCTAATCCATTTTGGTGATATTGTTTCTGTTTTAAAAAATGGCAATGGATTTTCTATAAAAACAAAGGGAATGGCTATATCAACAGGCTATAAAGGAAAGGAGATATCTCTTAGAAACCTCGCATCAAATAAGATAATTAAAGGAATTGTTATAGACAAGGAGACAGTGGAGGTAAGATAA
- the flgG gene encoding flagellar basal-body rod protein FlgG, giving the protein MERSLWTAATGMNAQQFHLDVIANNLANVNTMGYKRDRAQFEDLLYTTLRLPGTPIAGGGKIPTGVQVGHGVKVAGTQKIQLEGSLEETKNPLDVAIEGPGFFQVLLPNGETGYTRDGTFSKDSEGKMINANGYILQPEITIPEDATNISITEDGTVFAIMGGDMKTPEEIGKIELARFVNPAGLSAWGKNILKETGASGEPLTGAPGEGGFGRISQGFVEMSNVNVVEEMVNMIVAQRAYEFSSKAIQTADSMLGVVTTLKR; this is encoded by the coding sequence ATGGAGAGAAGTTTATGGACAGCGGCAACAGGGATGAATGCCCAGCAATTTCACCTTGATGTAATTGCCAATAATCTGGCAAATGTGAATACAATGGGATATAAGAGGGATAGGGCACAATTTGAGGACTTGCTTTATACGACCCTGAGACTTCCTGGAACACCCATTGCAGGTGGAGGAAAGATACCTACAGGCGTCCAGGTTGGTCATGGCGTAAAGGTGGCAGGGACACAAAAGATTCAGCTAGAAGGCTCACTTGAAGAGACAAAAAATCCATTGGATGTTGCAATAGAGGGCCCTGGCTTTTTTCAGGTTCTCCTTCCAAATGGTGAAACAGGTTATACGAGGGATGGAACATTTTCAAAGGATTCAGAAGGAAAGATGATAAATGCAAATGGATATATCCTTCAGCCTGAGATTACAATCCCAGAGGATGCAACAAATATATCCATTACAGAGGACGGAACCGTGTTTGCTATAATGGGAGGGGATATGAAGACACCAGAGGAGATTGGAAAGATAGAGCTTGCAAGGTTTGTCAATCCAGCTGGCTTATCAGCATGGGGAAAGAATATCTTAAAGGAAACAGGTGCATCTGGCGAGCCTTTAACAGGAGCACCAGGGGAGGGTGGTTTTGGAAGGATTAGCCAGGGATTTGTGGAAATGTCAAATGTTAATGTAGTAGAGGAAATGGTTAATATGATTGTTGCCCAGAGGGCATATGAATTTAGCTCAAAGGCAATCCAGACAGCAGATTCTATGCTCGGTGTGGTAACAACATTGAAGAGATGA